Proteins encoded together in one Acipenser ruthenus chromosome 22, fAciRut3.2 maternal haplotype, whole genome shotgun sequence window:
- the LOC117413190 gene encoding leucine-rich repeat transmembrane neuronal protein 2-like, translated as MGFHSRWPLVGPTPVALYMISMLLRLLPASGTACPQKCRCEDLLFYCDSQGLQAPPDGVDRGALGLSLRHNSITELQPDQFSGFSQLTWLHLDHNQISTVREDAFQGLYKLKELVLSSNSITQLPNSTFVHLINLQNLDISFNQMTSLEPELFHGLRKLQTLHLRSNSLRTTPVRVFWDCRSLEFLDLSNNRLRSVARNGFAGLIKLRELHLEHNQLTKINLAHFPRLINLQTLFLQWNKISNVTCGMEWIWTTLEKLDLTGNDIRSISPEVFETLPNLKVLLLDTNKLTSLDPRTLGLWKSVTTVGLSGNMWECTKSICSLATWLGMFKGRWEHSIVCHSPEYAQGEDILDAVYGFQLCQNFSAAVAAPTTGSPEVSLPQETPSDFYGLWITPTQDLHAQDVGSFTTMTVPTTTSPTTNPTTVAATEVNTEEDFPEADNTLLTQRVIIGTMALLFSFFLIIFVVYVSRRCCLPTLRRIRHCSTVQNRRQMRTEVRQPMADLATQVPYNEYEPSHEEGALVIINGYGQCKCQQLPYKECEV; from the exons ATGG GTTTCCATTCAAGGTGGCCATTGGTGGGACCAACACCAGTGGCACTCTATATGATCAGCATGCTGCTCCGCCTGTTGCCTGCATCAGGCACGGCCTGCCCTCAGAAATGTCGCTGCGAGGACTTGCTGTTTTACTGTGACTCGCAGGGTTTACAGGCACCGCCAGACGGTGTGGACCGGGGGGCCCTGGGTCTCTCACTACGTCACAACAGCATCACCGAGCTGCAGCCAGATCAGTTCTCTGGCTTTAGCCAGCTCACCTGGCTCCACTTGGACCACAACCAAATTTCAACAGTGCGGGAGGACGCATTCCAGGGGCTCTACAAGCTGAAGGAACTGGTTCTGAGCTCGAACAGCATCACCCAGCTGCCCAACAGCACCTTCGTCCACCTCATTAACCTTCAAAACCTGGACATCTCCTTCAACCAGATGACGTCCCTGGAGCCAGAGCTTTTTCACGGGTTGCGCAAGCTCCAAACCCTGCACCTGCGTTCCAACTCCCTCCGAACCACTCCAGTCCGGGTCTTCTGGGACTGCCGAAGCCTAGAGTTCCTGGACCTCAGCAACAACCGCCTGAGGAGCGTGGCCAGAAATGGCTTTGCAGGATTAATTAAACTAAGGGAGCTCCACTTGGAGCACAACCAGTTGACCAAGATCAATTTAGCCCATTTCCCCAGGCTGATCAATCTCCAAACACTTTTTCTGCAGTGGAACAAGATCAGCAATGTTACCTGCGGGATGGAGTGGATTTGGACAACTTTGGAGAAGCTGGATCTCACTGGGAACGACATCCGCTCAATCTCCCCGGAAGTGTTTGAGACCTTGCCCAACCTCAAGGTGCTCTTGCTGGACACCAACAAGCTAACCAGCCTTGACCCTCGGACCTTGGGCTTATGGAAGTCTGTGACTACTGTAGGGCTTTCAGGCAACATGTGGGAATGTACCAAAAGTATCTGCTCTCTAGCTACTTGGCTCGGCATGTTTAAGGGCAGGTGGGAACACTCCATAGTGTGCCACAGTCCGGAGTATGCACAGGGTGAGGATATACTGGACGCAGTTTATGGGTTCCAGCTCTGCCAGAATTTCTCAGCAGCAGTAGCTGCACCAACAACGGGTTCCCCAGAGGTTAGTTTGCCTCAAGAGACCCCAAGCGATTTTTATGGACTATGGATAACCCCCACACAGGACTTACATGCACAGGATGTAGGGAGCTTCACTACAATGACTGTACCTACCACAACTTCCCCCACAACAAACCCCACCACAGTGGCAGCAACCGAGGTCAACACAGAGGAAGACTTTCCAGAGGCAGACAATACCCTCCTTACCCAACGGGTCATCATAGGCACAATGGCCCTTTTGTTTTCCTTCTTTCTTATTATCTTCGTGGTCTACGTCTCGCGCAGGTGTTGCCTGCCCACATTGCGCCGGATTAGGCACTGCTCAACCGTGCAGAACCGCCGACAGATGAGGACCGAGGTGCGGCAGCCCATGGCGGACCTCGCCACACAGGTTCCATATAATGAATACGAGCCCAGCCACGAGGAAGGTGCGCTGGTCATCATCAACGGGTATGGACAGTGCAAGTGCCAGCAGCTGCCTTACAAAGAGTGTGAAGTATGA